The Eikenella corrodens genome segment TTCAATCGTTACCGGCCTGTTGTGGCCGCAGTTGAACAATGTGATGCTTGCCATCGCCCACTACCGCCGTCCCCGCAAATGAAGTCGAGACGTCATTATACGCCCGTCAAAGCGCCACCCCGTAGCCAGCGGAAGGATTATCTGCTGCGCTTGGTGGTGGCGTTTGCTATGGTTTTGATATTCTTTGGCGTGTTGGTATGGCAGTTCGTGCGGCTTCAGGTAGCCCGGCACGAGGAATTTGTAGACAAAGCCGTTGCCAACCGGGTTTCCCTGATTCCCACTCCGCCGATTCGCGGTGAAATTACCGATGTGAACGGTGTGGTGCTGGCGCACAATTATCCGGCCTATTCGTTGGAAGTGATTCCCAACGAGTTGGAAATGAAAATTGAGGATTTGATACCTGCTTTGAGCCCATATGTGGAAATCAGTGAGGCCGATATGAAGCGCTTCCAGCGTTTCCGTGCCGAATCCCGCTCCTACGAACGTATCCCCCTGAAATTAAAACTGAGTACCGAAGAAGCCGCTCGGCTGGCTGCGGTGCTGTTCCGTTTCAAAGGTGTGGAAGTGAACGCACGCACTTTCCGCGAATATCCCTATGGCGAGCTCACCACTCATATCATCGGTTATATTGGCCGCATCAGCGACAAAGACCGCGACCAACTGGAAAGCGAAGACCGCTATGAGCTTTATCGCGGCACCACCCATATCGGCAAAATGGGCTTGGAAAACTATTACGAGCAGCAGCTGCACGGCATGCCCGGCTATCAGGAAGTGGAAAAAGACGCGCAAGGCAATATTGTGCGCACTCTAAAAACCGCACCGGCAGTAAGTGGGCAAACCCTGCGTCTGTCGCTTGATATCCGTATGCAGCAGAAGGCCAGCGAATTGTTGGGCAACCGGCGTGGTGCTGTGGTGGCTATCGACCCGCAAACCGGAGGGGTGTTGGCCTTGGTATCGAAGCCAACTTACGATGCCAACCTGTTTATTGATGGCATCGACAGCGATACGTGGAAAAGCCTGAACGACGACTGGCAGCGTCCGCTTATCAACCGCGTTACTCAAGGGCTGTATCCGCCCGGTTCTACTTTCAAACCATTTATGGGTATGGCCGCGCTGCAAAGCGGGCAGATTACCCCCAACACTGTGCTGCCTGCGCCTGGCGCATGGAGCATTCCCGGTAGCCGCCACCAGTTCCGTGATTCAGTGCGCAGCGGGCACGGTTCGGCCAATTTGGGTAAGGCCATCCAAGTGTCATCCGACACCTTTTTCTACCGCCTGGGCTACGAAATGGGCATAGAAAAGGCTTATCCCTATCTGGCGCACTTTGGTTTCGGTCAGCCGACAGGCATCGATTTGCCCAATGAATACAAAGGCATCCTGCCCAGCCCGGAATGGAAGGCGCGGCGCTTTGCCCATGCCAAAAACGAAACCGCCCGCCAGTGGAAGCCTGCCGATATGGTAACCATCAGCATCGGTCAGGGTTTCAACGCCTACACGCCGCTGCAGATGGCACACGCCACCGCCACGCTGGCCAATAACGGCGTGATGTACCGGCCGCACTTGGTGCGCGAACTCATCGACCACCAAAAGCAAACCCGTATTCTGGTGGGTACCCAGCCCAGCGCCACCTTACCGTTCAAGCCGGAGTATTTCACTTTTGTGAAGCAGAGTATGGAGCGCGTGTTGCGCCCGGGCGGCACGGCCTGGCGTGTGGGTGTGGGCTTGAAATACAGCATGGGCGGCAAAACAGGTACAGCGCAGGTGGTGCAGATTCGGCAGGGCGCATCGTATAACGCGGCCGCGCTGGCCGAACGCCATCGAGACCATGCCTGGTTCATTGCCTTTGCACCGGCAGATAATCCGAAAATAGCCATCGCCGTGCTGTTGGAAAACGGCGGCTGGGGTGCGAATGCCGCGCCGGTGGCGCGCCAGTTGGCTGATTTCTACCTGTTGCAGCTGCAGGGCGAAAATGGCAAAAACCTGCCGTTGCCTAAACCCTCTGTGCCGGGAGATGGCGCGATGAGCCAGGCTGAGTATCCGCTGATTCATGCTCAAGCAGCACGCACCCTGTCTGCCTATCGGGCGGTTTCAGGTAGCCAGCCGGCTGCCGCATCCGAGGTTCGATAATATGCAACACCCGTCTGAACACGCTATCCGCCGCTACTGGCGGAAAATCTGGGATCCGATGGATATGTGGCTGTTCTACAGCATGCTGGCCATCTATGTGATGAGCCTGTTTTTGCTGTATTCGGCCGACGGTCAGAATATTGGTCAGCTGGAAAATAAAACTCTGCACACGATAGTAGGCTTTGTGCTGCTGTGGTGTATTGCCCGTACGCGGCCGCAGGTGCTGAGCAACTTTGCTATTGTGCTGTATGGGGTGAGTCTGCTGATGCTGGTGGGGGTGCACTTTTTCGGGGTGATTGTGAACGGCTCGCAACGCTGGCTGAATTTGGGCATTATTCGCTTGCAACCCTCTGAATTGATGAAAATTGCGCTGCCAATGACGGTGGCGTGGTATCTGCAACAGCACGAAACGGATCTGGGCTGGCGGCATTATTTGGCTGCATTGGTGCTGATAGCCGCGCCGGGCTTCTTGATTTTGAAACAACCTGATCTAGGTACAGCAGTGTTGATTATGGCGTCTGGACTGTTTGTGATATTTTTTGCTGGGTTGCCGTGGCGGGTGATTGCGGTGGCCGTGGTCGGCTTTTTTGCTTCACTGCCGCTGCTGTGGCAATACGGTATGCACGACTACCAGCGTACCCGTGTGCTGACCCTGCTCGACCCGACTAAAGACCCGCTGGGCGCGGGCTACCATATCTTGCAGTCGATGACCGCCATTGGCTCCGGCGGCGTGTGGGGCAAGGGCTGGCTTAACGGCACACAAACGCATCTTGATTACATCCCGGAATCTACTACTGACTTCATCTTCGCTGTATATGGCGAGGAGTTCGGCCTTATTGGCAATCTCTTGCTGCTGGCGGTGTACACCATCATGCTGGGGCGTGGCCTTTATATTGCCGCCAAAGCCCCCACGCTCTACAGCCGAACCTTGGCCGGCGCGCTGACCATGACGCTGTTTTGCTATGTGTTTGTGAATATGGGCATGGTGAGCGGCATTCTGCCGGTGGTGGGCGTGCCGCTGCCGTTGGTAAGTTACGGCGGTACGGCCACGCTTTCTATCATGATTATTGTGGCTATGCTGATGGGCATCAGTAACCAGCAGAGTAAGATGTAAAGTTGGAAGCTACCTGAAAAAGGCTACCTGAAATTTCAGGTAGCCTTTGTTATGGATGGGATGCTTGCCGAGAAAAATGATGATATATGTGTTGAATTTGCAATATATTTGACCTGATACGGTATCTAGTCATGGCAAAGCTTTTGCCACCCGTATAGAATGTCGGCAGTTCTCCGGCCGATGCCGGGGTTATTCTTTTTGGTTGTTTGGAAATAAGTATTCCAGCTTCATGGAAGCAAGCGTTTTCAGGTAGCCTTGGCTACAGAAAGAGCATAATGAAGAAAACGGTTTTGTTGGTTATTGATACTCAGCAGGCATTACTGGATAGGGGTGCTTATCGCGGGGTAGAAATGTTGGATGCCATCGGTCGAATGTTGCTTGCAGCCCGCACACATGGGCGTGAAGTCATCTATGTTCGGCACAATGAGGCGGATTCGCCCTTTGCACCGAACTCGCCCGGTTGGCAGATTGCTGCTGCCGTTGCACCGCAGGCCGGTGAGAAAGTAGTGGATAAATGGTATAGCAGCGCTTTTCGCGGTACGGATTTGCTGGATTACCTGCGTGGCAGTGGAGTTGAGCGCTTAGTGGTGGTTGGCATGATGACTGAATATTGCGTGGAAACTACGGTACGGGCTGCCAGCGATTTGGGCTTTGAAGTGATTTTGCCAGAAGGTGCCAACAGTACGCTGGATAATGGCCGCTGGTCGGCTCAAGAGCTGTATGAACACCATAATTTCGATATTATGCGCGGTCGTTTTGCCGCCATGCCGAGCGTAGAAGAAGCCGTGGCGCTGTTGTCTGACTGATTTGATGTTTAACGAGAGAAAAGATGATTACTCATATCTTATATTTGTTTACTGGTTTGATTGTTTTAAATAATCCATTGATTGCGCTTGGTTATTTTGTGGATAAGACGGCGGGCTTCACACTGAAGGAGCAGCGCAAAACTGCACGCCTGGTGTCGATTAGTGCGTTTATTTGTATGGTGGTAGCCGGAGTGATTGGCACCCCGTTGTTGAAAGTTTTGGGCATTGGTATTCCGGCCTTCCAAATTGCCGGTGGTATTCTGGTGTTTGTGATTGCGATGAGCATGATGGGGGGGGAGGACAATCCGGTGAAACCCAATTTGAATAAGGAGCATTCAAGCCTACCGCCGGAGAAGCAATTCGCTTTTGCCGTGGTGCCAATGGCTACGCCGATTATTGTTGGCCCCGGTGGCTTTTCTATCGTGATTATTTACAGCAGCCATGTGGGGACGTGGCAGGGCGCATTGGAGCTGTTGATTGCCTGCTTTATGGTGGGGGTAACCTGCTATTTGATTTTGGCCGGCTCGGCCAGACTAAGCAAAATTCTTGGCAATGTTGGCATCAAGATCATCAACCGCGTGTCCGGCTTGCTGCTGGCAGCCATTGCGGTGGAGATTGTATTGGCTGGTTTGCGAAGCTTATTCCCGGCTTTGAAGATTATGGGTTAAGTTTGATGGTAGCAATGAAGAGCGGGTGGTGTGCCCGCTCTTTGTGTTTAAATTGTCACTCCACTACCTTGTGTCAATTTTAGTTATGTGACGATATGTTGTATCTAATGATGGATGTTCGCTTTCTAGTAACAGATTTAGGGTACAATCCCGAGTGCTACACTCTTCTTTTCTGACTCTTTATATTTGGAGACTGTTATGCCCCAATTGTCTGACGTGCAAATTGCCCAAGCCGCCAACATCCGACACATCGATGAAATCGCCGCCAAGCTCGGCTTGAAACCGGAACAACTGGAGCATTACGGCAAATATAAAGCCAAAATTAATCCGGCTGATGCATACAGGCTACCTGAAAAACGAGGTAAGCTTATTTTGGTAACTGCTATCAGCCCTACGCCTGCCGGGGAAGGGAAAACGACAGTCACCATTGGCTTGGCTGATGCGCTCAACCGTATCGGTAAAAATGCTGTTATCGCCTTGCGTGAGCCCTCACTCGGCCCGGTGTTCGGCATCAAGGGTGGGGCAGCCGGTGGCGGCTATGCCCAAGTGCTGCCAATGGAAGACATCAACCTACACTTTACTGGCGATTTCCATGCTATTGGTGTAGCAAACAACCTTTTGGCTGCCCTTATCGACAATCATATCCATCATGGTAATGCGCTCAATATTGATCCAAAACGGATTCTGTGGCGGCGTGCAGTGGATATGAATGATCGCCATTTGCGCAATATTATCGGTGGGTTAGGTAAAACCGCCGATGGTGTGATGCGTGATGATGGTTTTGATATAACTGTTGCCTCCGAAGTGATGGCGGTATTCTGTTTGGCTAAAGATATTGCTGACCTCAAACAGAGGTTGGGTAATATATTGGTGGCGTATACCAAAGACGGTAGTCCGGTGTATGCACGTGATTTGAAAGCACAAGGCGCAATGACAGTGCTGTTAAAAGATGCCATTAAGCCAAATCTGGTTCAAACCATTGAAGGTACACCTGCTTTTGTGCATGGCGGCCCGTTCGCTAATATTGCCCATGGATGTAATTCAGTTATCGCTACGCGCTTGGCTTGTCATTTGGCCGATTATGCCGTTACCGAAGCTGGTTTTGGTGCAGATTTGGGCGCCGAGAAATTTTGCGACATCAAGTGCCGATTGTCCGGTTTGCGGCCGGATGTTGCAGTGGTAGTGGCTACCGTGCGGGCATTGAAATATAACGGAGGCTTATTAAAAGATGAGTTGTCCGGTGAAAATCTGGCTGCATTGGAAAAAGGGTTACCCAATCTGTTGCGCCATATTGATAATCTGAAAAATGTATTTGGCTTGCCGGTGGTGGTGGCGCTCAACCGATTCAGTGCTGATACTCAGGCTGAATTGAATTTGGTGGCAGAAGCCTGTCGGCAGCGTGGTGCGGAAATATCATTTACTGAAGTGTGGGGTAAGGGTGGTGCCGGTGGTGAGGATTTGGCGCGTAAAGTAGCTGCTGCTGTCGAACAATCATCTGCACAATTCAGCTTCTCTTATGAAGTAGAGCAAAGTATCCCGGAGAAAATCCGCATGGTTGCACAGAAGATTTATGGTGCAGACGATGTGGATTTCAGTGCGGAGGCGCTGGCTGATATCGCTAATTTGGAAAAATTGGGGTGGGATAAGTTGCCCGTTTGTATGGCAAAAACGCAATATTCATTCAGTGATAATGCTAAGTTATTGGGTGCTCCAAAAGGCTTCCGCATCATTGTGCGTGGGTTGACTTTGTCTGCTGGAGCAGGGTTTGTTGTAGTGCTGTGCGGTAATATGATGAAAATGCCGGGTTTGCCAAAAGTGCCGGCTGCAGAGCGAATTGATGTGGATGACGATGGGGTAATTAGCGGATTGTTCTGAATAGTTTTAGCGTGAAAGAATTCATGGCCGGGTATTGCCCGGCTATTTTTTGTGCAAGTAGTTTTCAGGTAGCCGGTGTCCAGTTGCATCCCTACTAGATAAATTTCATTTTGGCTTAGGGATTTAGTGCTTCGTGGTGGTATTTTTGTTTTTAGGTATTTGACAAAGTTTTTTTTGAGGCGTATAGTTCGCATCTTCGCTGTCCCGCATGGCGCAATTTGTTTGTCGCCGGTTTGGTTCAGCAGCTCTTTAACAATCAGATTACCGATAAGTGTGGGTGTTTTACACCTGCACTGTTGAGAAGAAGACAAGACGATGTTTAACATTGTTCTGTCGATTTCTTTGAAGCAGACCAGAAGTTATTAAGTTAGAGATTGAACATAAGAGTTTGATCCTGGCTCAGATTGAACGCTGGCGGCATGCTTTACACATGCAAGTCGAACGGCAGCGGGGTAGTGCTTGCACTACTGTCCGGCGAGTGGCGAACGGGTGAGTAATATATCGGAACGTACCGAGTAATGGGGGATAACCAATCGAAAGATTGGCTAATACCGCATACGTCCTACGGGAGAAAGCGGGGGATCGCAAGACCTCGCGTTATTCGAGCGGCCGATAACTGATTAGCTAGTTGGTGGGGTAAAGGCCTACCAAGGCGACGATCAGTAGCGGGTCTGAGAGGACGATCCGCCACACTGGGACTGAGACACGGCCCAGACTCCTACGGGAGGCAGCAGTGGGGAATTTTGGACAATGGGGGCAACCCTGATCCAGCCATGCCGCGTGTATGAAGAAGGCCTTCGGGTTGTAAAGTACTTTTGTTAGGGAAGAAAAGGGAAGTGCTAATACCACTTTTTGCTGACGGTACCTAAAGAATAAGCACCGGCTAACTACGTGCCAGCAGCCGCGGTAATACGTAGGGTGCGAGCGTTAATCGGAATTACTGGGCGTAAAGCGAGCGCAGACGGTTATTTAAGCAGGATGTGAAATCCCCGGGCTTAACCTGGGAACTGCGTTCTGAACTGGATAGCTAGAGTGTGTCAGAGGGGGGTAGAATTCCACGTGTAGCAGTGAAATGCGTAGAGATGTGGAGGAATACCGATGGCGAAGGCAGCCCCCTGGGATAACACTGACGTTCATGCTCGAAAGCGTGGGTAGCAAACAGGATTAGATACCCTGGTAGTCCACGCCCTAAACGATGTCGATTAGCTGTTGGGCAACTTGATTGCTTAGTAGCGTAGCTAACGCGTGAAATCGACCGCCTGGGGAGTACGGTCGCAAGATTAAAACTCAAAGGAATTGACGGGGACCCGCACAAGCGGTGGATGATGTGGATTAATTCGATGCAACGCGAAGAACCTTACCTGGTCTTGACATGTACGGAACCTTCCAGAGACGGAAGGGTGCCTTCGGGAGCCGTAACACAGGTGCTGCATGGCTGTCGTCAGCTCGTGTCGTGAGATGTTGGGTTAAGTCCCGCAACGAGCGCAACCCTTGTCATTAGTTGCCATCATTTAGTTGGGCACTCTAATGAGACTGCCGGTGACAAACCGGAGGAAGGTGGGGATGACGTCAAGTCCTCATGGCCCTTATGACCAGGGCTTCACACGTCATACAATGGTCGGTACAGAGGGTAGCCAAGCCGCGAGGTGGAGCCAATCCCAGAAAACCGATCGTAGTCCGGATTGCACTCTGCAACTCGAGTGCATGAAGTCGGAATCGCTAGTAATCGCAGGTCAGCATACTGCGGTGAATACGTTCCCGGGTCTTGTACACACCGCCCGTCACACCATGGGAGTGGGGGATACCAGAAGCAGGTAGGGTAACCGCAAGGAGCCCGCTTGCCACGGTATGCTTCATGACTGGGGTGAAGTCGTAACAAGGTAGCCGTAGGGGAACCTGCGGCTGGATCACCTCCTTTCTAGAGAAAAAGTAGGGGTAGAGCATCCACACCTATCGGTAATCAGATACAGATGCGAAGAGAATGTTGGGTTTGTAGCTCAGCTGGTTAGAGCACACGCTTGATAAGCGTGGGGTCGGAGGTTCAAGTCCTCCCAGACCCACCAGTAGTCGTAGAGCGGAGCAGATCCGCCCAGGTACTGGGGGCATAGCTCAGTTGGTAGAGCACCTGCTTTGCAAGCAGGGGGTCATCGGTTCGATCCCGTTTGCCTCCACCACACAATACTTTCCAAATAAAAGTATGCTAAATATACGAGTAAGCTGCTGCATCTTGCAGTTTGCGCGGTAGTTTATTTTTATTTGCGAAGTCAAAACGCATCGATCTTTAACAAATTGGCAAGCCGAAATCAACAAACAAACGAAGTAGGGCTTATCTTTGAGATAAGTCATACAGAAATTTGGGTGATGATTGTATCGACCGAATCCTGAAACACAAAAGGCAGGATTCGGACACAACAAGCAGTAAGCTTTATCAAAGTAGAGGCCTTAAGCCCCAGCTGTAGTCAACGCAGCGCAGGCGAAGTCAAAAAGGCACTTCAAATGATAGAGTCAAGTGAATAAGTGCATCAGGTGGATGCCTTGGCGATGATAGGCGACGAAGGACGTGTAAGCCTGCGAAAAGCATCGGGGAGCTGGCAATAGAGCTTTGATCCGGTGATGTCCGAATGGGGAAACCCACACAGCAATGTGTATCCTAAGCTGAATACATAAGCTTAGAGAAGCGAACCCGGAGAACTGAACCATCTAAGTACCCGGAGGAAAAGAAATCAACCGAGATTCCGCAAGTAGTGGCGAGCGAACGCGGAGGAGCCTGTATGTGATAGTTGTCGGGATAGGAGAAGGAATTGGAAACTTCCGCCATAGTGGGTGATAGCCCCGTATCCGAAATTCCGGCAGTGGTACTAAGCATACGACAAGTAGGGCGGGACACGAGAAATCCTGTCTGAAGATGGGGGGACCATCCTCCAAGGCTAAATACTCATCATCGACCGATAGTGAACCAGTACCGTGAGGGAAAGGCGAAAAGAACCCCGGGAGGGGAGTGAAATAGAACCTGAAACCTGATGCATACAAACAGTGGGAGCACCTTATGGTGTGACTGCGTACCTTTTGTATAATGGGTCAACGACTTACATTCAGTAGCGAGCTTAACCGGATAGGGGAGGCGTAGGGAAACCGAGTCTTAATAGGGCGTCATAGTT includes the following:
- the mrdA gene encoding penicillin-binding protein 2; this translates as MKSRRHYTPVKAPPRSQRKDYLLRLVVAFAMVLIFFGVLVWQFVRLQVARHEEFVDKAVANRVSLIPTPPIRGEITDVNGVVLAHNYPAYSLEVIPNELEMKIEDLIPALSPYVEISEADMKRFQRFRAESRSYERIPLKLKLSTEEAARLAAVLFRFKGVEVNARTFREYPYGELTTHIIGYIGRISDKDRDQLESEDRYELYRGTTHIGKMGLENYYEQQLHGMPGYQEVEKDAQGNIVRTLKTAPAVSGQTLRLSLDIRMQQKASELLGNRRGAVVAIDPQTGGVLALVSKPTYDANLFIDGIDSDTWKSLNDDWQRPLINRVTQGLYPPGSTFKPFMGMAALQSGQITPNTVLPAPGAWSIPGSRHQFRDSVRSGHGSANLGKAIQVSSDTFFYRLGYEMGIEKAYPYLAHFGFGQPTGIDLPNEYKGILPSPEWKARRFAHAKNETARQWKPADMVTISIGQGFNAYTPLQMAHATATLANNGVMYRPHLVRELIDHQKQTRILVGTQPSATLPFKPEYFTFVKQSMERVLRPGGTAWRVGVGLKYSMGGKTGTAQVVQIRQGASYNAAALAERHRDHAWFIAFAPADNPKIAIAVLLENGGWGANAAPVARQLADFYLLQLQGENGKNLPLPKPSVPGDGAMSQAEYPLIHAQAARTLSAYRAVSGSQPAAASEVR
- the rodA gene encoding rod shape-determining protein RodA, whose product is MQHPSEHAIRRYWRKIWDPMDMWLFYSMLAIYVMSLFLLYSADGQNIGQLENKTLHTIVGFVLLWCIARTRPQVLSNFAIVLYGVSLLMLVGVHFFGVIVNGSQRWLNLGIIRLQPSELMKIALPMTVAWYLQQHETDLGWRHYLAALVLIAAPGFLILKQPDLGTAVLIMASGLFVIFFAGLPWRVIAVAVVGFFASLPLLWQYGMHDYQRTRVLTLLDPTKDPLGAGYHILQSMTAIGSGGVWGKGWLNGTQTHLDYIPESTTDFIFAVYGEEFGLIGNLLLLAVYTIMLGRGLYIAAKAPTLYSRTLAGALTMTLFCYVFVNMGMVSGILPVVGVPLPLVSYGGTATLSIMIIVAMLMGISNQQSKM
- a CDS encoding cysteine hydrolase family protein → MKKTVLLVIDTQQALLDRGAYRGVEMLDAIGRMLLAARTHGREVIYVRHNEADSPFAPNSPGWQIAAAVAPQAGEKVVDKWYSSAFRGTDLLDYLRGSGVERLVVVGMMTEYCVETTVRAASDLGFEVILPEGANSTLDNGRWSAQELYEHHNFDIMRGRFAAMPSVEEAVALLSD
- a CDS encoding MarC family protein — protein: MITHILYLFTGLIVLNNPLIALGYFVDKTAGFTLKEQRKTARLVSISAFICMVVAGVIGTPLLKVLGIGIPAFQIAGGILVFVIAMSMMGGEDNPVKPNLNKEHSSLPPEKQFAFAVVPMATPIIVGPGGFSIVIIYSSHVGTWQGALELLIACFMVGVTCYLILAGSARLSKILGNVGIKIINRVSGLLLAAIAVEIVLAGLRSLFPALKIMG
- a CDS encoding formate--tetrahydrofolate ligase; protein product: MPQLSDVQIAQAANIRHIDEIAAKLGLKPEQLEHYGKYKAKINPADAYRLPEKRGKLILVTAISPTPAGEGKTTVTIGLADALNRIGKNAVIALREPSLGPVFGIKGGAAGGGYAQVLPMEDINLHFTGDFHAIGVANNLLAALIDNHIHHGNALNIDPKRILWRRAVDMNDRHLRNIIGGLGKTADGVMRDDGFDITVASEVMAVFCLAKDIADLKQRLGNILVAYTKDGSPVYARDLKAQGAMTVLLKDAIKPNLVQTIEGTPAFVHGGPFANIAHGCNSVIATRLACHLADYAVTEAGFGADLGAEKFCDIKCRLSGLRPDVAVVVATVRALKYNGGLLKDELSGENLAALEKGLPNLLRHIDNLKNVFGLPVVVALNRFSADTQAELNLVAEACRQRGAEISFTEVWGKGGAGGEDLARKVAAAVEQSSAQFSFSYEVEQSIPEKIRMVAQKIYGADDVDFSAEALADIANLEKLGWDKLPVCMAKTQYSFSDNAKLLGAPKGFRIIVRGLTLSAGAGFVVVLCGNMMKMPGLPKVPAAERIDVDDDGVISGLF